The Roseimicrobium gellanilyticum genome contains a region encoding:
- a CDS encoding thioredoxin family protein: protein MLLPAAIMAQGIDLPGLKPGTAGKKEPVTASLVSEHSSIAPGGTFRVAVKLQHAPTYHTYGKTLPPDATGLPTTIDWKLPEGWKAEDLPWPPTHETESTGGTKTQGYSDTVYLPARLTAPAGIKPGEQVKLEGEVKALVCDPQTCQPTTLQISLTLPVADAAVTDAAQASVFAAAASAGDSTSTTPEKSNATNGTTPTESKASDGTSFSDMSVGDIFKQLLFAFLGGLILNIMPCVFPVLGIKVTSIVHQSGEDPRRVLAHGLAYTFGILISFWVLVAVLQGLRAAGEQLAWGFQLQSPWFSFIVVLIIFIFGLNMAGVFEVGTSTTGVGMELTGKSGLKGSFFTGLLATLVATPCAAPFLAGALTFALGLSLWPSLVFFTVIALGLAFPFLVLAFFPRLLRVLPRPGAWMESFKQAMAFLMLAAAAYFTWSLMGLIGEYSQRDLLIGLVFIAAACWIYGRWFTPDKPAKTRVKAIIFTVLVFVFGFWMAYPRPKDGMWKEWSPELVDDLRAKNVPVFVDFTARWCATCQANKWVYKNQALQADFRKYGVELLRADWTTPDVRIEDALALLKKSAIPVNVLYIPGQKDPVIIDPDVPYTPSLVREALAKLEHAPKPIKGDKAQASLDWKTWAPEAVDELRSKKVPVFVEFTAQWAAAAQQEQHVYKDRSLQHEFRKHEVEVLRADWTQPDPRIEQALAKLKVTYVPLRLLYVPGQNKPIKLNPDMPLTASLVKEALAKLEHTPMPAKGETAQVIQ from the coding sequence CTCATTGGTATCTGAGCATAGTAGCATCGCTCCCGGCGGCACTTTCCGGGTTGCAGTAAAGCTGCAGCACGCGCCGACCTACCACACCTATGGCAAGACCCTGCCACCGGATGCCACGGGCCTGCCCACTACAATCGACTGGAAACTTCCGGAAGGCTGGAAAGCCGAGGACCTCCCCTGGCCTCCTACCCATGAAACCGAGTCCACTGGAGGCACCAAGACTCAAGGCTATTCAGACACTGTCTACCTTCCGGCCAGGTTGACCGCTCCTGCGGGTATCAAGCCAGGTGAGCAGGTGAAGCTCGAAGGCGAAGTGAAAGCTCTGGTATGTGATCCACAAACCTGCCAGCCCACGACGCTTCAAATCTCCCTCACCCTGCCGGTGGCGGATGCCGCAGTGACAGATGCTGCGCAAGCTTCCGTGTTTGCTGCGGCGGCTTCTGCGGGAGACTCCACATCGACCACGCCTGAGAAAAGCAATGCCACCAACGGCACGACACCCACGGAGAGCAAGGCCAGCGACGGGACGTCCTTTTCCGACATGTCCGTGGGCGACATCTTCAAGCAGCTGTTGTTCGCCTTTTTGGGTGGTTTGATCCTGAACATCATGCCATGCGTCTTCCCGGTACTGGGCATCAAGGTCACCAGCATCGTCCATCAAAGCGGTGAAGATCCAAGACGTGTGCTGGCCCATGGCCTTGCCTATACTTTCGGCATCCTGATTTCCTTCTGGGTGCTGGTGGCCGTGCTTCAGGGACTGCGTGCTGCCGGCGAGCAGCTTGCGTGGGGATTCCAGCTTCAATCACCCTGGTTCTCCTTCATCGTAGTACTCATCATCTTCATCTTCGGTCTGAACATGGCCGGTGTGTTTGAGGTGGGCACCTCCACCACCGGCGTGGGCATGGAACTCACCGGCAAGTCGGGATTGAAGGGCTCGTTCTTCACGGGCCTCCTCGCGACATTGGTGGCCACTCCTTGTGCCGCGCCCTTCCTTGCGGGAGCCTTGACGTTCGCGCTTGGTCTGAGTTTATGGCCCTCGCTCGTGTTCTTCACGGTCATCGCCTTGGGATTGGCCTTTCCATTTTTGGTGCTGGCTTTCTTCCCCAGGCTCTTGCGCGTATTGCCACGCCCCGGCGCCTGGATGGAGAGCTTCAAGCAGGCCATGGCCTTCCTCATGCTTGCCGCCGCCGCCTACTTCACCTGGTCGCTCATGGGCCTGATTGGTGAATACAGCCAGCGCGATCTCCTCATCGGGCTCGTCTTCATTGCTGCCGCCTGCTGGATCTATGGCCGGTGGTTCACGCCGGACAAACCCGCCAAAACGAGGGTGAAAGCCATCATCTTCACCGTGCTCGTCTTTGTCTTTGGTTTCTGGATGGCCTATCCACGTCCCAAGGACGGCATGTGGAAGGAGTGGTCACCTGAGCTCGTGGATGATCTGCGCGCAAAGAACGTCCCCGTCTTCGTGGACTTCACCGCCCGCTGGTGCGCCACCTGCCAGGCCAACAAGTGGGTGTACAAGAACCAGGCCTTGCAAGCAGACTTCCGCAAGTATGGTGTGGAACTGCTCCGTGCCGACTGGACCACTCCAGATGTCCGCATTGAGGACGCACTCGCTCTTCTCAAAAAGTCCGCCATCCCGGTCAACGTCCTGTACATACCTGGCCAAAAAGATCCGGTGATCATTGATCCAGACGTCCCGTACACTCCTTCACTGGTGAGGGAAGCACTTGCCAAACTGGAGCATGCGCCGAAGCCAATCAAAGGCGATAAAGCGCAAGCCTCGCTCGACTGGAAGACATGGGCTCCAGAGGCAGTCGATGAATTGCGCTCCAAAAAGGTGCCTGTCTTCGTAGAATTCACCGCGCAGTGGGCTGCGGCCGCTCAACAGGAACAGCATGTATACAAGGACCGCTCTCTTCAACATGAGTTCCGCAAACACGAGGTGGAAGTGCTTCGCGCAGACTGGACGCAACCTGATCCGAGGATCGAACAGGCTCTGGCCAAGCTGAAGGTCACTTACGTTCCTCTAAGGCTCTTGTATGTTCCTGGTCAAAATAAGCCTATCAAGCTCAATCCAGACATGCCCCTCACTGCATCGCTGGTAAAGGAAGCCCTCGCCAAGCTGGAGCATACGCCAATGCCAGCCAAAGGGGAAACGGCCCAGGTGATACAGTGA